Within the Phycodurus eques isolate BA_2022a chromosome 15, UOR_Pequ_1.1, whole genome shotgun sequence genome, the region ttgaaacaactgctactttaacacacagagaatacaacaatattcacaggcatacattctcTGTGCTCTGTGGAAACAAATATTGAACATAAGTAGGGGACCTTCTGTGCCTGTTCTTCTTGTAGTTAATTATGTTTGGTATCTCTTCCGGGAGACTTTAGCGCTGCCCGCCATTTTGCGGCACAATGTGTTACTACTCAAAATTCgcacttgcctgtatactgtaaaaaaaacaacaacataaagtctcttaaaaatctgcaataaaaCGGGGGAGCGAACAATGAACTGCAATATAGTGGGGATACGCTGTACTTTAAAGTCTTACTGAAAGTATTACCGGAAGAGAGTGAGCTTTCGTACACACTTCCTTTAGGTCTAATGACCTAAGGGTCCTAATTGGGGATGTACATCACTCAACAATTGCATTGCTAGCAGCATGTCATCAATAACACACAATTTAATGCAATCTAACCTATTTATCACCAGGGTTAAGTTGTACAGTCATTACTTGTTGATACAGAGGAGGCGTACAGGATTTCAGAAGGTGCAATTCATTCAGGCCCAAACAGTCCAGAATGCTCACGGATACTCCAAACTCTCAGTGCAGTCAGTTGCATTTATGGCCTGAAAGTGTTTCTCATACAAAATGTTCTGTTATTATGACTTTACCActgcgttagcataggttagtgattgGAGTGGAATTCCAgtgtatacagtgttccctcgcagTTCATATTTCACGCCCCcaccatattatatatatataattttttttttttttttttttttttttttttgtggaacgtCACTCTGTCATGCAAGTCTGCGTTTATGAGATAGTTTTCATCCAATGTGAGTGGTTtttgttgtaattgttttttgctCAGTTGCTCATGGAAGggcattgataactttgcattccttgcaacTCTGGCTGAcgatattaacaaaatattgaatCAATAAtctatattacaaaacaaaataaattacacaccaTGACAATGTGATCATACAgattttaactaaagcattctgatacaaataataattttcattgtcagcctaatcaatttttacaattatgtactgtatgagaAAAGAACCACCAAATTcgctcccatttacgcagtgtccctgaacgcacctcgcatTCTCACGCAGCTGGAACGTGCCAGCCATGAATGGCGGCGTGGCAGCACTGAATCGGTTGCTAAATACAGCGTTTATCcgccgacatatgaaggctcgtatatagtTTGTTCAAAGAtttcctggaagtccctaacaaaacctggccctcttgaatgaaaatgaactttcgttcgaaaaccgttctttgacgccagaatgagaGCATTGTCAATGACCTTCATCAGCACAAAATGTGAATTATAGTTCATGAAccttcgttcattgaactcattcaggtACAAGACTGCCGTCATATATACCGTTACTATGAAGGGATTCAATTTCTACCGTGATATGAATTTTTGGCCATATTGGTCAGCCCTTGCATcacaccccccccccgagtTGATAAACATGTGCATGCTGCATTTTGTCAGGGAGGGAGAGGTGGCGGAGGAGGGGTTCGGGCCTATTAACTAATGAGGTTTCCATAGTAGCGCAGCCTTGCAGCCACAGTGGGAAGTGCAGCTGTGTTGTGTCTGGGCGGCTCTGACAGGGCTCTAATCTCTGGCCTAACAAAACCAGACACCCTGCCAAGGCGTGCGTGCGACATTTTCACCGAGAACGACGTCTTTTGATTTTTCTTCTCGCACAATTAGCCGTCTCTCGTAATTGGCCAACATTATCCGGCATGGAAAATAGAGCACTTTTCTGCAATTACACTTTAAATGCATCATTGCGTGTCCACCCGCAATCATCCCATGTGAACAGTCTAATCTTTTTTGTTCATAAATATTCAATTATTTGCCAAAGGCTATGAATGTTTTTGCATCTGgttgtaccttttttttaagAGGATTATGAGACATTACACAACCACAACCCTGCAGATTATCAGTAAAGGATTattttaaccctaaccctcaggATTATCAATAAAAGATTCTTAACCCCATTAAGGATTATCAATGAAGGATTATTTTAACCCCAACCCAAAGGATTATCAATAAAAGATTCGTAACCCCATTAAAGATTATCTATAAAGGATTATTTTAACCCTAGTCCGAACGATTatctaaaccctaaccctcaccCAGAACCACCACGCTGCCTCAGGTCGTACAATTCAAAATTCAACCCGAAGATCTAACAGcatcaaaacaaatgttaaaagttTATCTTTTTCTTTGGGTTTTTGTGACACCAAAAAGATGCCTCAACCAATGTCTGTAAAGAAGAGAAAATCGACACTTAAATCATTAGGTCAAGTCCACGTTCAGACTTAAAGCCTTCATTTCAGAGGACGCATTttaaagaggagactgaggagAGTGAGGCGCCATCCcacaaattcaggttacgtcaccaagttttatgatggcaatatTGATGCTGTCGTGgttatttctatttctattgtTTCCTGTGGGAAAAACCGGCAAGCGGCGTTCAGAAATGGATTGTGTTCCAGCGTAGAGACTCCGTGAGTATTAAGGTCTCTCCCGACAGGGCggatattgttgtttttgctggtAGTGCTCCACATACTAAccaatgttttgctttgtcgTGTTTCTGGATTGAACACTCCTCCTCGCCCTCTTCCCTCCATTTTAAACGCCCAATATCTTTCTTTCATGGGACAGATCGCGTAGATTGATTCATTTTCACAGGCGTAGTGGGtgatgggggttggggggtgtgGGGTTCTCACTCACCATAGGcctgaaatgaaataaatttcAGACGGGAGCAAGCTCGCTCGCCCCCGCAAAGCTGGAATTGGTTTTGTTATTGAGAATTAAATGAAGTGTAGTTTCTATACTCTTCGCAGATCACAGCTTTCTCTTCAGCTGCCCTGATCCCTGCTGACTCGCATCCACCTTAATAAAAGCGACGCTGCGCAAGCCGGCTGTAATTTACAGCCGCGGCCACGTTTATTGTTTTAAACGGGGCCGCCTTTATCAACCTTTACTACGTCGCTTGGCGTTAAGCAGCCATGAAATTACCCGGCTAATGACATTTAAATCCAGTCGCCGTTTGGCTCGCTGTCGACGATTCAATCCCGGCTTGGCGATCCGTCCGCGACGTTTCTGTCACGGTTTGAGCTCAGCAGCTTTGCTGTGGATTGTGTTgagatccagccatccattttctattgcgcttgtcctcattaggttccCAGGTGGCACACCTGGAAATTTGTCTGCAAGGGTGATTTCTTCTCTATACAAAcccaaatattttcaatatGAAGTGAACCCTGTGAGCCTACTTCatgcatttcatatttttttggtgGAACCTATAGTTTCATCTATTTGCTGACAAACTCATcgattcatatatatatatatatatatatatttgtgctcTAGCTGTACCCCCGAGCCTAAAACTAAGAAAGCCCAAGATGAGGCCAAAGTCCTGGCTCACAAGAAAATATTAATTGGTGTCAATGAAGTACTGTTGAAGTCatacatctcaactgagagactAAGATCTTTGTGCGTTAGGAAGGAGCTAGGTTTAGTCTGGGCCGTGAGTGGAGGTTGCAGAGGGTCTTCCCCGCATGTGCAAGTACATGCCCTCTTTCGGtgcattattttgaaataaaatcatccgtaagccatttatttttaagggtaatggtgtaaggtgaggcggcacggtgggcgactggttagagcgtctgccttacagttctgaggaccggggttcaatccccggccccgcctgtgtgaagtttgcatgtgcctgcgtgggttttctccggggtactccggtttcctcccacatcccaaaaacatgcagggtaggttgattgaagactctaaattgccggtaggtgtgaatgtgagtgtggatggttgtttgtttctatgtgccctgcgattggctggcaaccggttcagagtgtaccccgcctcctgccccatgatagctgggataggctccagcactcccgtgacccttgtgaggataagcggctcagaacatggatggatggagggtgtAAAATGAGATGCAAATTACAGTGGGGTCTTGATTTACGGGactaattcgttctgtgactgtgcttgtaactcaatttactcatatcTCAGATTTTGAGTTGTTTTTCTATTTGCGGCAGGGTCTATCCACTGTGAATAGGGGGCTTTAAATTAAGAGTGTTGGAGGGGAGTGTGCATCTGAATTCAGTGAAGTGAAtccctcttttttattttcaatgaggAAATACAAGTCTAATAGCTGGCTTTTGTCTTCCTACGTTCCCAGGCGAGCCACCCTCTGCCGGGTCCAGGTACCCGTCTCCCGCCGAGCTCGACGCCTTCGCCAGGAAGACCGCCAGCAGCCCGCTGTGCATCAAGATCTTTCCGTCGGACATCCGGGTGCCACAACACAAACAGCTGAGCAAGACGGTGAACGGCCTGGACACCACGGGCCAGAGCTACGGCACTTACTCGCAGCCTTACTCGGGAGGCTATCAGGGCTTGTTGGCCATCGGCaaggtggcggcggcggcggttaAGGGGGTGGTGAAGAACTCTGAGGGGAAACGGTCGAAGCAGACACACAGCCAGGCTTGTCCGACGCCATATAAAAACCCAATGAATAATGGCTATTCCGTCAGGCACGGGCACGGGCACAAGGCCTATCACGTGAGCTCGTGTAAGCCCGACGTTCCCGTGGAGACACTTTGTTCCATTGCTGGGATGCCCTCCGGAGATCACAGCCTGCTCCCTCGCTCTGAGCTGGCAGAGGTTCAGAGCCTGATGAGGCAGCTAAACAGAGTCTCCCGGCCAGGGGGCGAGGCTAGAGCCAGCCCCTCTCTGCAGGCGGTGGCGGCCGTGGCGCACTCGGACTTCGTCGCGGGCGTCCCTCTGACGCAATGCAACACGCCGTTCGGCGGCGCGGTGGACCCCGTGCAGAGCGTCGCCCACGTGGCCCAGGCTGACTATGCCGCATGGCAGCACAGGCATCAGGTGTATCGGCGGGGAGCGGCGAGGATGTACAACCTCATAGCGGCCGACTCCGGTATTGGAGAGTCTCCTGAAAGCTGCCTGCCTTTGGTGTCCTCCTCGTACGGGGTGCATCCGCCCGTACAGGGTCACTTCTCCGTCAAACACTTCTTCACGCCGCTGTGGGACGGCGTTACCGCTACGCCCAATAGCGACTGCTGCGCTTCTCAGGTGCCGGGTACCTTGGCGCCCCCGCACCCCCGACTCGGCCAACACCACCAGACACATTTCCACCCTGTTCCTGTTCATCCTCAGgtagagttgtatttttaaattccaggaatttcaaagttggaaacgttCTATGGGAATGTTGGGGAAtaaataaaccaggaatttacaaaattcAAGGTTGGCTCTGAATAAGGAACTTAGATATACAATGAACCCCTGGTATTTGCAAGGGATCGGGACAGAGCTCTGCTGCGAAAATCTGCTCGTAATTGACTCCTCATaaagggtttgtaattgcctatagatgccacaagagggCTGCAAATGACTACTTTAGTCCAATCACATCAAATtgtttccttggcaccaagatgtcaCCAGATGGTGCCAATGCATTACTTCGATTGCTTTTGCCTGAGTAGAAAAACATTGTATTCACTCACccgccttgactcacatatggattgaagtgacatcccattccgaATCCATAGGGTTCTATGTGACATCGGTCCAccttttgcagctataacagcttcaactcttctgggaagactgtccacaaggtttaggagtgtgtttatgggaattgttAACCATTCTTCCcaaagcgcatttgtgaggccacacagtgatgttggacgagaaggcctgggtCTCTGTCTCCGCTcttaattcatcccaaaggtgctTTATCggattgaggtcaggactctgtgcaggccagtcaagttcatccatgcatgtctttatggaccttgctttgtgcactggtgcacagtcatgttagAAATGGTacaactgttcccacaaagctggcagcatggaattgtccaaaatattgcctCCTTAGTTGCAGTGAGAGGAACTCTGACGGATTCAGCATACAAATAGCTTTTGGACAATtcattgctcccaactttgtgggaacatgTTGGGGATGACCCcctcctgttccaacatgactatgCACTGATGCACCATTTATGTATTTCGCAAGGATTTCTGTTTTTACCCTCAATTCCCAGTTAATTCCTATTGAAAgtttttaatttgacatttttacaaaattccCCATCTTAACGTACCATGGAAAAGGTTCTGACACTCAGGACGTTTTTCTTTGCAATCTTATCCTCAGGTCTACGGCACAGAGCAAAATGTCTGCTGTGGGCCGCCGGGCGCGAGTCTGTGTCACGCCGCAGCACTCAGCAGAAGTCTGcagtctctggagtgcctcaTCAGTGAAATCCAGCCGCCCTGCATCAAAGAGCGGATGCTGGGCCGCGGGTACGAGGCTGCCGGGACGCAGCAGATgctggagcagcagcagcagcagcagcatcagcagcagcagcagcagcagcagcagcagcagcagcagcagctgcagctgCCTCATCATCATCACGCTCACATCCAACTTCCAGTCTACAGATGAGACGTAACGCGGCCAATGAAAACTCGCTTTGATATCAAGGGCGACCCGCTGGAGATCAGTCGTGTAATTCGGAATTTGACCAAAATATTCAGGAAGTCTCACAAAAATGCGGAATTTGTAACTGCCGTTGTGAATGACCTGAGCATAATTCACGCCTCCCCTAATTATAATTTCCTACATGAATAGATGAAACTGTAAATATGCCACAAACTATAATCACTTTAATATCATtccaaacacattttacagcattacccttaaaaataattggttaacagattatttgatttcaggagaaaaaaatacacaagtgcgtgtgtgtacatgcgGAGAAAACTTTCCGTAACTTTTTCCCCTAACTAACCAATACTGTACTTAGCTTCCACCGACATATATAGCTcatctctcagtcgagatgtatcacttcaacatagttccttgacaccaatgttCTTCTTTCCTGTTAGATATCCTATATGCCTGCTGCATGTGCATTAAATAAGTGTATTGGCGAAGAAGTGCTGCCcccacaagtgaaaatacaatccgtGCTTTTACCGTTTTAATGGGGGCTGACTTTTTTCTTCCACACTCGATCGAGGCTGCCGTTCTGCAAGTGGCAGCCGTCCGTCTCGTCGCAACGCCCCTACCGCCGCCGACattcgtcatggtaacaaaagccccGTTCCTGCagtagatggggggggggggcagggtgGGCAGTGCCTTGAGTATAATCTCTCCTCCTGCCATaatgaccaaaattaaaatacagtagtgagTAGGCCTCAGggtttagaagaaaaaaacgaCAGAGGTTTTTAACCCCTAATAAGGATATGTACTACAACTGTTAATATAATTGTAATcgactgtaacattatgcacactttgaatattaacactgcacttaactACAGGAAAATGATGATCcaagtaaaatgtattgcacataaaagttaaaaaattgtacctaaataacaGTTTAAAAACAGTTTGTAAAGGttacatgcaaatgtattgaatttaaaagttaaatacaactgaactgtacttggccAGTTATTCGTCCACGTATCACTAGAGGAAGCACTGAATCTGTTGTTTGACTTTTCCCCTGAAAGTTTTGGTTGAATTCCGAGTTCCGAGGCTCCACCGTCTATTACCTGTCTTGTGTCAAAAGACTGTGCGGGAAAATGATAATCATGAGCCAAGATGCTGATTTTTCTGTCATTATTCCTCATACTGATGTACAGCACCGACGGTGACCATTATTtaccataataataatcataaagaGTGACTGTACTTGAATCTGCTTGCCCACTCCAAGAGAATCATGAACACTCAGGCTTCTCCAATACAATTCTTATGCTCACTGTATGGAGGTGGGGGAAGATAAAAGATGTGAATATTTCTTTGTGTCACGCATTACTAACGAGTAAAGTTTTTCTCTAGAGTATGATGCATattctgtcatgttttttagaAGTCTCAGTTGATTTTAATGTCGTCCACGGCAGTTCCAAATCAACTGTGGCGTTCAGGCCGAGCAGAATGTGCCCTTTGATTGTGTTTCaacatgaaatttttttttttttgtcttttttttttttctggcgaaCATTCACTGGACATATTAAGGTACACGGTTTAATTAAatccagtacaagagctgtatcggaaattctgcctttacagggataaagattttaattttttttttttttaaatacagctctagtattggatctcattacacTGTACAGCTGTACCTAATATTATGGTTTCCTCTCCATAGCTCTGGAATGTTGTGGCGACTACTCACAATCGACAAACATCGCGGCGGGTACTTGCTTGTGTGTCTGCGGTGCTTGtatgatatttatttatgttgattTGTATGTGGGGGAGTATCTCTATTAAGTGCAATTATTTTATCTATGGACTTGATGAGGTATGTTGTTGAAATAagtatatgtatgtactgtatgtatgtatgaccTGTCCCTTTTTGCCCTCTGCTTCCTAATGGGGATTGTCAAGTAAATGGCATTTTCTAGACCTAAAACAATTGTGCGCGTTTGTCATTACACACATTTCTGCATTCATTTCTTTTGGAAAACAGAGTTGGATGATGTCACTGGACTGTGAAGCTGTTAAGTAAggtagaagaaaataaaaaacgaaAGATGATGCTTTATATGGTAGGGCTGGGTGATGCACCTTAAAATAAAACGTGTTTTTAATCGTCCCCCACCCCTTTCCTAATagaaaaactacatttaaaactcaaaaatttgaaactgttgtttttccagTGATTTTAATATACATAGTTTTTcatgtgaaaataagtgcttcatgtaaaatgtcccttttgtcaAAGCATACATAAACATGATCTTTACTACtgttaaattaaatgttcaacaattgaACATAATACTAGCAaagatgtaaaaaagaaaaagcatattACCTTGAATTaatcaacacacacacgaataATCGTCCAGCTCTAAACATgcgtaatgcattttttttccataaatcaAACATATAACACAAATGGAAAACTAAAATTGTAGTCTGTTGctgtaaaaataattcaaaaggGTTTGATTTGAATGATGGTTGATAAAAGTGGAGGAGAGATGGCAAgcactgtattgttttgttaGCGATAGATCTTTTTTTGACTCGGATGTCAATCACCATTTTGCTTGATTGACTCTATCGCTAATGCAAAGTGCAAAGAGATCATTTTTAGATGTTGCCTTTCCATGATCAAATTCTGTCATTCTGTCAAAATATTCAACATTCAAAGAATTCTACATTTTCCAATGCGAAAAGTCCAAAATAAATTAAGTGACTGTAACTGTCACCTCAAATTTAGCTATTCAAAACTCATTCAAACcattttaacttaaaaaaatctCAACATACCAATTTTCTATCATAGGAAAATTCCCTAGCTAATGGAGAAATTGTACAAAT harbors:
- the LOC133414088 gene encoding protein FAM222A yields the protein MLACIQRRQNLSSQHLTCVPKSLDVLTPPLLLPAPPPPPHTHKGEPPSAGSRYPSPAELDAFARKTASSPLCIKIFPSDIRVPQHKQLSKTVNGLDTTGQSYGTYSQPYSGGYQGLLAIGKVAAAAVKGVVKNSEGKRSKQTHSQACPTPYKNPMNNGYSVRHGHGHKAYHVSSCKPDVPVETLCSIAGMPSGDHSLLPRSELAEVQSLMRQLNRVSRPGGEARASPSLQAVAAVAHSDFVAGVPLTQCNTPFGGAVDPVQSVAHVAQADYAAWQHRHQVYRRGAARMYNLIAADSGIGESPESCLPLVSSSYGVHPPVQGHFSVKHFFTPLWDGVTATPNSDCCASQVPGTLAPPHPRLGQHHQTHFHPVPVHPQVYGTEQNVCCGPPGASLCHAAALSRSLQSLECLISEIQPPCIKERMLGRGYEAAGTQQMLEQQQQQQHQQQQQQQQQQQQQQLQLPHHHHAHIQLPVYR